In one window of Microbacterium maritypicum DNA:
- a CDS encoding DUF7059 domain-containing protein, protein MTAVSDTPAPLPDPLRCAALAADLDAADLRSEPLRRLWGEEADDALARGMHEPILRAIAGDSGVLATLGRLLVLGKPQPRGAVAAALPHLGVDGLVALGLGTSDAETVTPTALLRPQSFVDADGVGEWWIASDLDEVALDGPLPADHVLGVGGASRTLAETIVPIQVDRALDLGTGCGIQALLVARRAGTVIATDISQRALAFAELNARLNGVVNIEFRHGSMFEPVAGEAFDLIVSNPPFVITPRVEGVPAYEYRDGGLVGDALVEQFVRSAPAYLTQNGIAQLLGNWESRSGITGLARLEAWVPSELDLWVIEREELTPLGYAELWIRDGGTTPRDPAFTPLLTAWLDDFAARGVTSIGFGYVLMRRGAPEHPLRRTERIAQQVSNVGTALGTGLAAHDVLAEGIPSTLVTAPDVTEARHLLPGNDDPSVIELRQGGGFARTVNVDPALAGFVGACDGELTVVQIASALADLFEVPLPDLWAELEPRIRSLVLDGILVPGE, encoded by the coding sequence GTGACGGCCGTGTCCGACACCCCCGCACCGCTCCCAGACCCCCTTCGCTGCGCCGCGCTCGCCGCCGATCTCGACGCCGCCGACCTCCGTTCCGAGCCGCTTCGTCGTCTATGGGGGGAGGAAGCGGACGACGCTCTCGCGCGCGGCATGCACGAGCCGATCCTGCGCGCCATCGCCGGTGACTCCGGCGTGCTGGCGACGCTCGGGCGACTGCTCGTGCTCGGGAAGCCGCAGCCGCGGGGGGCCGTCGCCGCCGCGTTGCCGCACCTCGGAGTGGACGGGCTAGTGGCTCTCGGACTGGGCACGTCCGACGCCGAAACGGTGACCCCGACCGCGCTGCTGCGCCCGCAGTCTTTCGTCGATGCGGATGGTGTCGGGGAGTGGTGGATCGCCAGCGACCTGGACGAGGTGGCGCTCGATGGCCCTCTTCCTGCCGACCATGTGCTCGGGGTCGGGGGAGCGTCGCGCACGCTCGCCGAGACGATCGTTCCCATCCAGGTCGATCGGGCTCTCGATCTGGGCACCGGCTGCGGTATCCAGGCGCTCCTCGTCGCCCGTCGCGCCGGCACGGTGATCGCGACCGACATCTCGCAGCGCGCCCTGGCCTTCGCGGAACTCAACGCCCGCCTCAACGGGGTGGTCAACATCGAGTTCCGGCACGGCAGCATGTTCGAGCCCGTCGCGGGAGAGGCCTTCGACCTGATCGTCTCCAACCCGCCGTTCGTCATCACGCCGCGGGTGGAGGGGGTCCCGGCCTACGAGTACCGAGACGGCGGACTGGTGGGCGATGCGCTGGTCGAGCAGTTCGTGCGGAGCGCGCCCGCGTATCTGACGCAGAACGGCATCGCGCAGCTGCTCGGCAACTGGGAGTCCAGGTCCGGCATCACCGGCCTCGCCCGTCTCGAGGCCTGGGTGCCGAGCGAGCTCGACCTCTGGGTGATCGAACGCGAGGAGCTGACCCCGCTCGGCTATGCCGAGCTGTGGATCCGTGACGGGGGGACGACGCCGCGCGACCCGGCCTTCACGCCGCTGCTGACCGCCTGGCTCGACGACTTCGCCGCCCGAGGCGTGACGTCGATCGGCTTCGGCTACGTGCTGATGCGCCGCGGGGCGCCGGAGCATCCGCTTCGGCGCACGGAGAGGATCGCCCAGCAGGTCTCGAACGTCGGGACCGCTCTGGGCACGGGCCTTGCCGCCCACGACGTGCTCGCCGAGGGTATTCCCTCGACGCTGGTGACGGCTCCGGACGTGACCGAGGCGCGGCACCTGCTGCCGGGCAACGACGATCCCAGCGTCATCGAGCTGCGACAGGGCGGTGGTTTCGCCCGCACGGTGAACGTCGATCCCGCGCTCGCCGGGTTCGTCGGCGCCTGCGACGGCGAACTCACCGTCGTGCAGATCGCCTCGGCGCTGGCCGACCTCTTCGAGGTGCCGTTGCCGGATCTGTGGGCCGAGCTCGAGCCCCGCATCCGCTCCCTGGTGCTCGACGGCATTCTGGTGCCGGGGGAATAG
- a CDS encoding YaaC family protein, which translates to MADLWSTMEIAAAAGETALQKTGALSLDAPAKLRLSAYVQQARQYYEAAIRAEPIAKPLLGYYFVLNTTKAYLTLRDHPSTVTPGIKHGIGQENGRLVGQYDFSQEHLQIQQDGVFHLLARSSGRGHVWSPGIMQISRLIPYLNESVDLYASAFNKRPSLIPIENTYIRASGKRPNRLAWLVVEVSRLALREADLSPRKLLDEAAAFAKSFDHVESDRDDVVKYESKPAVPYSAMPLALPGLREAFDRSLISRNRTLAHPRDNIVLSPHLGLLSAEALTFAVMLHLSNMVRYRPHHVEQLRGSSQWWLFTSWVDRACENFLLAMSSRISLEEHLIE; encoded by the coding sequence GTGGCCGACCTTTGGTCAACGATGGAGATAGCGGCTGCTGCTGGCGAAACTGCCTTGCAGAAGACAGGAGCGCTTTCGCTCGACGCTCCAGCCAAGCTTCGGTTGAGCGCGTATGTACAGCAGGCCCGTCAGTACTATGAGGCCGCCATTCGCGCCGAGCCGATTGCCAAACCCCTCTTGGGGTACTATTTCGTACTCAATACCACTAAGGCGTATCTCACCCTTCGAGACCATCCGAGCACCGTTACACCTGGCATCAAGCACGGCATCGGCCAGGAGAACGGGCGCCTCGTTGGGCAGTACGACTTCTCTCAAGAGCACCTGCAAATCCAACAGGATGGTGTCTTTCACCTACTCGCTCGAAGTTCGGGCCGCGGCCACGTGTGGAGCCCGGGGATAATGCAGATCTCGCGACTCATCCCCTACCTGAACGAGAGCGTCGATCTATACGCCAGCGCCTTCAACAAGCGCCCCTCACTGATACCCATTGAGAACACGTACATTCGAGCCAGCGGCAAGAGACCGAATCGCCTTGCGTGGCTGGTCGTGGAAGTATCGCGCCTAGCTCTACGCGAGGCTGACCTCTCACCGAGAAAGTTGCTCGATGAAGCTGCGGCGTTTGCGAAATCCTTCGATCACGTAGAAAGTGATCGCGACGACGTGGTCAAGTATGAGTCGAAGCCCGCGGTGCCATACTCGGCCATGCCTCTCGCGTTGCCGGGGCTTCGTGAAGCTTTCGATCGTTCCTTGATCTCTCGTAACCGGACGCTCGCACACCCTCGCGACAACATCGTTTTATCTCCCCACCTCGGGCTGCTGTCAGCGGAGGCTCTGACATTCGCGGTCATGCTCCACCTGAGCAATATGGTGCGATATCGTCCCCACCACGTTGAGCAACTTCGGGGAAGCAGCCAGTGGTGGCTCTTCACGAGTTGGGTAGATCGCGCGTGCGAGAACTTTCTGCTCGCGATGTCGTCGCGAATATCGCTAGAGGAGCACCTCATCGAATGA
- a CDS encoding dihydrofolate reductase family protein: MTRVRVDLNISLDGFATTTDQTPENPFGEDWGRLTAAYTATRTFHERVFLDTSGAGTTGVDEKYAAHYFENIGAEIMGAGMFGLHANPDDPDWRGWWGEEPPFHAPVFVLTHTPRPSIEFANGTSFHFLSAAPDEALRTAVAAADGRDVRVGGGPTTVREYLRAGLVDELHVGITPILIGSGIRLWDDLRGFESGYRVTSEVAESGVTHITFSREG, translated from the coding sequence ATGACCCGTGTTCGCGTCGATCTCAACATCTCGCTCGATGGCTTCGCCACGACGACCGATCAGACCCCGGAGAACCCCTTCGGTGAGGACTGGGGAAGACTGACCGCTGCGTACACGGCCACCCGCACCTTCCACGAACGCGTCTTCCTCGACACCAGTGGCGCCGGCACCACCGGTGTCGATGAGAAGTACGCCGCGCACTACTTCGAGAACATCGGCGCCGAGATCATGGGCGCCGGGATGTTCGGGCTCCACGCGAACCCCGACGACCCCGACTGGCGTGGGTGGTGGGGAGAGGAGCCGCCGTTCCACGCTCCGGTGTTCGTGCTGACCCACACACCGCGACCGTCGATCGAGTTCGCCAACGGCACGAGCTTCCACTTCCTCTCGGCCGCGCCGGACGAGGCGCTGCGCACGGCGGTGGCTGCTGCGGATGGACGCGACGTGCGCGTCGGAGGCGGGCCGACCACGGTGCGCGAGTATCTGCGTGCCGGTCTCGTCGACGAGCTGCACGTCGGCATCACCCCCATCCTCATCGGGAGCGGGATCCGTCTGTGGGACGACCTGCGCGGGTTCGAGTCCGGCTATCGCGTCACCTCGGAGGTCGCCGAGTCCGGCGTCACGCACATCACGTTCTCCCGCGAGGGCTGA
- a CDS encoding GNAT family acetyltransferase translates to MRIRPFQPEDTDAVVALWADAGLTRPWNDSRKDIARKLTVQPELFLVAEDETGRILGAVMAGYDGHRGWMNYLATQLDSRGLGVGRELVTHVETRLRDLGCPKVNLQVRAGNAQVVDFYRRLGYEIDDTVDLGKRLIPDLKS, encoded by the coding sequence GTGCGCATCCGACCGTTCCAGCCTGAAGACACCGACGCCGTCGTCGCCCTGTGGGCGGACGCAGGGCTCACACGACCGTGGAACGATTCTCGGAAGGACATCGCGCGGAAGCTGACGGTGCAGCCCGAGCTCTTCCTCGTGGCGGAGGACGAGACCGGGCGCATCCTCGGCGCGGTCATGGCGGGCTACGACGGGCATCGCGGGTGGATGAACTACCTCGCCACGCAGCTCGACTCCCGTGGGCTCGGGGTGGGCAGGGAGCTCGTGACCCACGTCGAGACCCGTCTGCGCGACCTGGGCTGCCCGAAGGTGAATCTGCAGGTGCGTGCGGGCAACGCGCAGGTGGTCGACTTCTACCGGCGGCTCGGCTACGAGATCGATGACACGGTCGATCTGGGCAAGAGGCTCATCCCCGACCTGAAGTCGTGA
- a CDS encoding alkaline phosphatase family protein, translating into MAEEVSSSPDAPRDSSRRGFFKVGGAALAGAVIGGAGGAAIGASIAGNTRDGFAAEPDQFAALTPRSEPGFDHLVVVMGENRSFDNLLGYLYSKESLPQGEKFEGLAFGSYSNTASDGTVVDTHVYEGDTDRIMSLPDPDPGEEYPHVNTQIFGTVDPPTNADLFVDEMTAPFNAPTHGEKATMSGFLEDYIINFRRLRKGVAPKPEEAAHIMGSFSPEMLPVLSTLAAEFAVFDHWYAGVPSQTFCNRSFFHASTSHGFVTNQAGGGYRKWLDAPAAPTVFNRLEDKKVSWKIYIDKLQLVSFTGMLHAAVLEKYWRTEHFGTMEDFYAEAKAGKLPAYAFIEPRMVYDHNDFHPPFGSPRESEVDGEAVFDSAISDVRAGDRLIHDIYEAVRTSSSPKGSNAVNTLLLITFDEHGGCYDHVPPPAVTKPTPETGPGEMGFTFDRLGCRVPAIAVSAYTKRGSIIHDEMHHGSVTATLSRLHGLEPLNDRDQSANTLLNVVNLDKPRHPSDWPVTTPAYTPPNPEDSAPQPGEKDQLKPLTPPARGLLGLLLARYGKPGEPEPETFADAYKLLHEHGEELFGPPTGS; encoded by the coding sequence ATGGCCGAAGAAGTATCCTCCTCCCCCGACGCTCCCCGCGATTCCTCCCGCCGAGGCTTCTTCAAGGTGGGCGGGGCCGCCCTCGCCGGCGCCGTGATCGGTGGAGCCGGGGGTGCGGCCATCGGAGCATCGATCGCCGGCAACACGCGTGACGGATTCGCGGCCGAACCCGATCAGTTCGCCGCCCTCACCCCGCGCAGCGAACCGGGCTTCGACCACCTCGTCGTCGTGATGGGCGAGAACCGCTCGTTCGACAACCTCCTCGGATATCTGTACTCGAAGGAGAGCCTGCCGCAGGGGGAGAAGTTCGAGGGCCTCGCCTTCGGCTCCTACAGCAACACCGCATCCGACGGCACGGTCGTCGACACCCATGTGTACGAGGGCGACACCGACCGCATCATGAGCCTCCCCGATCCGGATCCGGGCGAGGAGTATCCGCACGTCAACACACAGATCTTCGGCACGGTCGACCCTCCGACGAACGCCGACCTCTTCGTCGACGAGATGACCGCGCCCTTCAATGCCCCGACGCACGGCGAGAAGGCCACGATGTCGGGGTTCCTCGAGGACTACATCATCAACTTCCGTCGGCTGCGCAAAGGCGTCGCCCCGAAGCCCGAAGAGGCCGCGCACATCATGGGCTCCTTCTCCCCCGAGATGCTGCCGGTGCTGTCGACGCTCGCTGCGGAGTTCGCGGTGTTCGACCACTGGTACGCCGGCGTCCCCTCCCAGACCTTCTGCAACCGCTCGTTCTTCCACGCCTCCACATCTCACGGGTTCGTGACCAATCAGGCGGGCGGCGGCTACCGCAAGTGGCTGGATGCGCCGGCAGCGCCCACGGTGTTCAACCGGCTCGAAGACAAGAAGGTGAGCTGGAAGATCTACATCGACAAGCTCCAGCTCGTCTCGTTCACCGGGATGCTGCATGCGGCGGTGCTGGAGAAGTACTGGCGCACCGAGCACTTCGGCACGATGGAGGACTTCTACGCCGAGGCGAAGGCCGGGAAGCTCCCCGCGTATGCCTTCATCGAGCCGCGGATGGTCTACGACCACAACGACTTCCATCCCCCGTTCGGATCGCCCCGAGAGAGCGAGGTCGACGGCGAGGCTGTGTTCGACAGCGCCATCTCAGATGTGCGGGCAGGCGACCGCCTCATCCACGACATCTACGAGGCGGTGCGCACGAGCTCCTCCCCGAAGGGTTCCAACGCCGTCAACACCTTGCTGCTGATCACGTTCGACGAGCACGGTGGCTGCTACGACCATGTGCCGCCCCCTGCCGTGACCAAGCCCACACCCGAGACCGGACCGGGCGAGATGGGTTTCACGTTCGATCGACTCGGGTGCCGGGTGCCGGCGATCGCCGTGTCGGCCTACACCAAGCGCGGCAGCATCATCCACGACGAGATGCACCACGGTTCGGTCACCGCCACCCTGTCGCGCCTGCACGGTCTCGAGCCGCTCAACGACCGCGATCAGTCCGCGAACACGCTGCTGAACGTCGTGAACCTCGACAAGCCGCGGCATCCGTCCGACTGGCCGGTCACCACCCCGGCCTACACACCGCCGAATCCGGAGGACTCCGCACCGCAGCCCGGGGAGAAGGACCAGCTGAAGCCGCTCACGCCGCCCGCGCGTGGCCTGCTGGGTCTGCTCCTGGCGCGATACGGCAAGCCCGGCGAACCGGAGCCGGAGACCTTCGCCGACGCCTACAAGCTCCTGCACGAGCACGGCGAGGAGCTGTTCGGCCCGCCGACGGGCAGCTGA
- a CDS encoding ABC transporter ATP-binding protein — protein sequence MTTLTITALTKDFKGTSVLKGIDLSMQSGEFVSLLGPSGCGKTTLLRCIAGLESPSGGTIEIAGQDVTDLPPEKRHLGMMFQSYALFPHMSVVENVRFGLRMSGEKSKSEQKELAVRALERVQMGHLADRMPAQLSGGQQQRVALARAIAFEPRVLLLDEPLSNLDARLREDMQVELKELHRTLGLTTVFVTHDQEEAMSLSDRIVLMNGGVIEQEGAPAELYGAPRTPFAADFIGAANLLPATRSGAVATLDGTAISVPMTGAGPDGAGEVVLRQEDLRLSPVVGPDAPVSVEVVTHVYRGADIVYIVELAGKRMRVVRPRHEEPIPEGTAGLGWREGAVLWIAAA from the coding sequence ATGACAACACTCACCATCACTGCTCTCACCAAGGACTTCAAGGGGACCTCGGTGCTCAAGGGCATCGACCTCTCGATGCAGTCCGGGGAGTTCGTCTCGCTGCTCGGCCCCTCGGGCTGCGGCAAGACCACGCTCCTGCGCTGCATCGCCGGCCTCGAATCGCCCAGCGGCGGCACCATCGAGATCGCGGGACAGGATGTCACCGACCTTCCGCCCGAGAAGCGCCATCTCGGCATGATGTTCCAGAGCTACGCACTCTTCCCGCACATGAGCGTGGTCGAGAACGTGCGCTTCGGTCTGCGCATGTCGGGCGAGAAGTCCAAGTCCGAGCAGAAGGAACTCGCCGTCCGCGCGCTCGAGCGGGTGCAGATGGGCCACCTGGCCGATCGGATGCCGGCACAGCTGTCGGGCGGGCAGCAGCAGCGCGTCGCGCTGGCCCGTGCGATCGCGTTCGAGCCCCGCGTGCTCCTGCTCGACGAACCGCTGTCGAACCTCGACGCCCGCCTGCGGGAGGACATGCAGGTCGAGCTGAAGGAGCTGCACCGCACGCTCGGCCTGACCACCGTGTTCGTCACCCACGACCAGGAGGAGGCGATGAGCCTCTCCGACCGCATCGTCCTGATGAACGGCGGTGTGATCGAGCAGGAGGGCGCACCGGCCGAGCTCTACGGCGCGCCGCGCACCCCGTTCGCCGCCGACTTCATCGGTGCCGCCAACCTGCTCCCGGCCACCCGCTCCGGTGCGGTCGCCACGCTCGACGGCACCGCGATCTCAGTGCCGATGACCGGCGCAGGACCCGATGGCGCAGGAGAAGTGGTGCTCCGTCAGGAAGACCTGCGCCTCTCCCCCGTCGTCGGCCCCGACGCCCCGGTGAGCGTCGAGGTCGTCACGCACGTCTACCGCGGAGCGGACATCGTCTACATCGTCGAGCTCGCGGGCAAGCGGATGCGCGTCGTGCGTCCGCGGCACGAGGAGCCGATCCCCGAGGGCACGGCCGGTCTCGGCTGGCGTGAGGGTGCCGTGCTCTGGATCGCCGCCGCCTGA
- a CDS encoding ABC transporter permease, which produces MVRSVPILGRVLAIVLGVVVTLYMLVPLMVVAGASVGENRFLTFPGQGFTLDWYVEALTSDTYLEPFRLSLLVGITVAIVAASIGTAAALALTRFKVPGGAAIQGLLMSPLTIPTIILAIGALSISSLTIGAPNVGVLIAIHVVIAIPYVMRTVTGVMTRADHFTEEAARTLGASAWNRYRLVVLPIARPGIAAGAFFAFNISFDDAVIALFLRTPQLETLPIAIYGQLEFSTSPTVAAVSTLMVLLTVVLMIVLERIIGLGRLFV; this is translated from the coding sequence ATGGTCCGTTCCGTTCCGATCCTCGGCAGGGTCCTCGCCATCGTCCTCGGCGTCGTGGTGACGCTCTACATGCTCGTGCCGCTCATGGTCGTCGCCGGTGCATCGGTGGGCGAGAACCGCTTCCTGACCTTCCCGGGTCAGGGCTTCACTCTCGACTGGTATGTCGAGGCGCTCACCTCCGACACCTACCTCGAGCCGTTCCGTCTGAGCCTGCTGGTGGGCATCACGGTCGCGATCGTCGCCGCATCCATCGGCACCGCGGCCGCACTCGCGCTCACCCGGTTCAAGGTTCCGGGTGGTGCCGCCATCCAGGGGCTGCTGATGTCGCCGCTGACGATCCCCACGATCATCCTCGCCATCGGTGCGCTGTCGATCTCGTCCCTCACGATCGGGGCGCCGAACGTCGGCGTCCTGATCGCGATCCACGTGGTGATCGCGATCCCGTACGTCATGCGCACCGTCACGGGCGTGATGACCAGGGCCGACCACTTCACCGAGGAGGCCGCGCGCACCCTCGGCGCCAGCGCCTGGAACCGCTACCGCCTGGTGGTGCTCCCGATCGCCCGCCCCGGCATCGCGGCCGGAGCGTTCTTCGCCTTCAACATCTCGTTCGACGATGCGGTCATCGCCCTCTTCCTGCGCACCCCGCAGCTCGAGACGCTCCCCATCGCCATCTACGGCCAGCTGGAGTTCAGCACGTCGCCCACCGTGGCGGCGGTCTCGACTCTCATGGTCCTGCTCACCGTCGTCCTCATGATCGTCCTCGAACGCATCATCGGCCTGGGAAGGTTGTTCGTCTGA
- a CDS encoding ABC transporter permease, which yields MSVRTRREPWLLLLPAIVLLALAFITPVAGMLLMSVQSSAGGFTLDNFTRLFTSEYHLQAALRSLRLGVIQTVITLIIAIPLSYVMARAGSKVRSFLLIVVILPLMTSVVVRTFGWVVLMGPSGLLMKIPGAEFLVGGTQGFLGTETGVVIAMVQVLLPFAVLSILGVVSGIRPQLEEAARTLGAGFWRTLWHVVLPLAIPGIVAGASLVFVLSVSSFITPRFIGGAQIPVFAQTIYIDATTNLDWSFAAAQAVLLFAGVMLVLAATSRLGKQKV from the coding sequence ATGAGTGTGCGAACCCGTAGGGAGCCCTGGCTCCTGCTCCTGCCGGCGATCGTGCTGCTCGCGCTCGCCTTCATCACCCCGGTGGCTGGCATGCTCCTCATGAGCGTGCAATCGTCGGCAGGCGGGTTCACCCTCGACAACTTCACCCGGTTGTTCACGAGTGAATATCACCTCCAGGCGGCGCTGCGCTCGCTCCGCCTGGGGGTGATCCAGACGGTGATCACGCTGATCATCGCGATCCCGCTGTCCTACGTCATGGCCCGCGCCGGCTCGAAGGTGCGCTCCTTCCTGCTGATCGTCGTGATCCTCCCCCTCATGACCAGCGTCGTGGTCCGCACCTTCGGCTGGGTGGTGCTGATGGGCCCGTCGGGTCTGCTGATGAAGATCCCCGGAGCCGAGTTCCTCGTCGGCGGCACACAGGGCTTCCTCGGCACCGAGACCGGTGTCGTGATCGCGATGGTGCAGGTGCTCCTGCCATTCGCGGTGCTGAGCATCCTCGGCGTCGTGTCGGGCATCCGGCCGCAGCTCGAAGAGGCCGCACGCACGCTCGGCGCCGGATTCTGGCGCACGCTGTGGCACGTCGTCCTCCCCCTCGCGATCCCCGGCATCGTCGCCGGAGCCTCGCTCGTCTTCGTCCTGTCGGTCAGCTCGTTCATTACGCCGCGCTTCATCGGCGGGGCGCAGATCCCGGTGTTCGCCCAGACCATCTACATCGACGCGACCACCAACCTCGACTGGTCGTTCGCGGCCGCACAGGCCGTGCTGCTGTTCGCCGGCGTCATGCTCGTGCTCGCAGCCACGTCCCGACTCGGGAAGCAGAAGGTGTGA
- a CDS encoding extracellular solute-binding protein, whose product MNTRRILTTGALVATGALVLAGCAAGDDSASSGDKEFAGETIVVTSFGGDWEKAFIEAVVDPFEEETGAKVELITLYSADALAQVTAQKASPQIDVVHFSGGQEFTAAADGLIAPIAADELSESGNLIDLATAGLERGEGPVIQLAPIGLVYNTEADAPAPTSWLDLFDEAYAGHVALTDFSNTYGVLSMLRVADALGGGIDDPSQAITDLGALASSGDAIVVPTSPDLQTAFAQRDTWLAPYAMDYAGTLQDAGLPVEFIVPEEGVTASLITANVVEGRDNPDLAKLFIDFELRPEAQAVFAESMRYSPVNTKTELSDEAADAVLTGDELETVVVYAPGDVAASRPAWTDEWNALITK is encoded by the coding sequence ATGAATACCCGAAGAATCCTCACCACCGGTGCGCTCGTCGCCACCGGCGCCCTCGTCCTCGCCGGCTGTGCTGCCGGTGACGACAGCGCTTCGTCCGGCGACAAGGAGTTCGCCGGCGAGACCATCGTCGTCACCTCGTTCGGCGGCGACTGGGAGAAGGCCTTCATCGAGGCCGTCGTCGATCCCTTCGAGGAGGAGACCGGCGCCAAGGTGGAGCTGATCACGCTCTACAGCGCCGATGCCCTCGCGCAGGTCACCGCTCAGAAGGCGAGCCCGCAGATCGATGTCGTGCACTTCTCCGGAGGGCAGGAGTTCACCGCCGCCGCGGATGGTCTCATCGCGCCGATCGCGGCCGACGAGCTGTCCGAGTCCGGCAACCTGATCGACCTGGCGACCGCCGGGCTCGAGCGCGGTGAAGGTCCGGTCATCCAGCTCGCCCCGATCGGGCTGGTCTACAACACCGAGGCGGACGCTCCGGCGCCCACCTCGTGGCTCGACCTGTTCGACGAGGCCTACGCGGGCCACGTCGCGCTCACGGACTTCTCGAACACGTACGGCGTGCTCTCGATGCTCCGTGTCGCCGACGCGCTCGGCGGGGGCATCGACGACCCGTCGCAGGCGATCACCGACCTCGGTGCCCTCGCCTCCTCGGGTGACGCGATCGTCGTCCCCACCTCGCCCGATCTGCAGACCGCCTTCGCCCAGCGCGACACCTGGCTCGCACCGTACGCGATGGACTACGCCGGCACGCTGCAGGACGCGGGCCTTCCGGTAGAGTTCATCGTCCCGGAAGAAGGCGTCACCGCCTCTCTCATCACGGCGAACGTGGTCGAGGGCCGGGACAACCCCGACCTCGCGAAGCTCTTCATCGATTTCGAACTGCGCCCCGAAGCGCAGGCCGTCTTCGCGGAGAGCATGCGGTACTCGCCGGTCAACACCAAGACCGAGCTCTCCGACGAGGCTGCGGACGCCGTGCTGACCGGTGACGAGCTCGAGACGGTCGTCGTCTACGCTCCGGGCGATGTCGCGGCCTCGCGACCGGCCTGGACCGATGAGTGGAATGCGCTGATCACCAAATGA
- a CDS encoding DUF3830 family protein, protein MTKQVFLEYENGVRAVATLFEDLAPRTCEAMWGALEKPVTMQAMHAMYAGPEVMVGLPEEAQNFDPEKVPFENQQVVPAPGDLQWYWQRPMQMGGLPFEWYEIGVFYDRGARTLGPLGWTPVNIWGGITEGLAEFAKESAAIRIDGAKQLTIGRLV, encoded by the coding sequence ATGACCAAGCAGGTCTTCCTCGAGTACGAGAACGGCGTCCGCGCCGTCGCCACCCTGTTCGAGGACCTCGCCCCTCGCACCTGCGAGGCCATGTGGGGTGCGCTGGAGAAGCCGGTCACCATGCAGGCGATGCACGCGATGTACGCCGGCCCCGAGGTCATGGTCGGCCTCCCCGAAGAGGCGCAGAACTTCGACCCCGAGAAGGTGCCGTTCGAGAACCAGCAGGTCGTGCCGGCGCCGGGTGATCTGCAGTGGTACTGGCAGCGCCCTATGCAGATGGGCGGCCTGCCGTTCGAGTGGTACGAGATCGGGGTCTTCTACGATCGTGGTGCCCGTACTCTCGGCCCGCTCGGATGGACACCCGTCAACATCTGGGGCGGCATCACCGAAGGACTCGCGGAGTTCGCCAAGGAGAGCGCGGCGATCCGCATCGACGGAGCGAAGCAGCTCACCATCGGACGCCTGGTCTAG
- a CDS encoding gamma-glutamyl-gamma-aminobutyrate hydrolase family protein: MTRPLIGITTWRRFIDTDLGSGRPAHSLGTEYVAPIEAAGGAVVLLPPTAGVDDVLDRLDGLVLSGGEDVHPSRYGAQAQEGKSYDPSRDGFEIALALGARRRGIPVLAICRGLQVSNIAFGGSLVVDIPSTEHHEPVRGADQQLSARHPIVLSEGSRLAALYGTRQRIVNTIHHQSIDVPAPGLHPVAWAPDGIVEAVEADDDWPFWAVQWHPEKMIAPDEAAEEMPLFAAFVSAARERAAEHPAAEKGTR, translated from the coding sequence ATGACCCGACCGCTCATCGGCATCACCACCTGGCGCCGTTTCATCGACACCGACCTGGGCAGCGGCCGCCCGGCGCACAGCCTGGGCACGGAGTATGTCGCCCCCATCGAGGCAGCCGGCGGCGCGGTCGTGCTGCTGCCCCCGACGGCAGGGGTCGACGACGTGCTCGACCGTCTCGACGGGCTGGTCCTCTCCGGCGGAGAAGACGTGCACCCGTCGCGCTACGGCGCCCAGGCGCAGGAGGGGAAGAGCTACGACCCCTCCCGCGACGGGTTCGAGATCGCGCTCGCCCTCGGTGCGCGCCGCCGGGGGATCCCCGTGCTCGCGATCTGCCGCGGACTCCAGGTGAGCAACATCGCCTTCGGTGGATCCCTCGTCGTCGACATCCCGTCCACCGAGCACCACGAACCCGTCCGCGGTGCCGACCAGCAGCTCTCGGCTCGGCATCCGATCGTCCTCAGCGAGGGCAGCCGTCTCGCCGCGCTCTACGGCACCAGGCAGCGGATCGTGAACACCATCCACCACCAGTCGATCGACGTCCCCGCCCCCGGCCTCCACCCGGTCGCGTGGGCACCGGACGGCATCGTCGAAGCCGTCGAGGCCGACGACGACTGGCCCTTCTGGGCGGTGCAGTGGCACCCCGAGAAGATGATCGCCCCCGATGAGGCCGCAGAGGAGATGCCGCTGTTCGCGGCGTTCGTCTCGGCCGCCCGTGAACGAGCAGCGGAACACCCCGCTGCGGAGAAAGGAACACGATGA